From a single Pseudopipra pipra isolate bDixPip1 chromosome 15, bDixPip1.hap1, whole genome shotgun sequence genomic region:
- the LOC135422709 gene encoding neuropeptide Y receptor type 6-like, which translates to MDKAIQHPSEILSNQTVSNFSFSQFLNFDTCQLSFLAEFLLITAYTLVLLVGLFGNLCLIIIIKRRKEAQNVTNILIANLSISDVLICIMCIPVTVAYTLMDHWIFGEAMCKMGSFVQSLSVSVSIFSLVLIAVERYQLIVNPRGWKPNISHAYWGILLIWALSLVISLPFLIFHQLTDEPFKHLSFHSDFYKNKVACIEAWPSLTERLIFTTSLLVFQYCFPLGFIFICYLRIFVCLRRRRFKIDRVRENESRLSESKRINVMLVSIVVTFAACWLPLNIFNVVFDWNYEALMSCNHNLAFTICHLVAMISTCINPIFYGFLNRNFQKDLIVLAHHCRCSASQEEYENIALSNLQTDASKGSLKLNNPHVDI; encoded by the coding sequence ATGGATAAAGCCATTCAGCACCCCAGTGAGATCCTGTCCAATCAAACTGTCTCTAACTTTAGCTTTTCTCAGTTTTTGAACTTTGACACATGCCAGCTTTCCTTCCTTGCAGAGTTCTTGCTTATCACAGCTTACACCTTAGTTTTACTGGTGGGGCTTTTTGGAAATCTTTGCTTGATTATTATAATAAAGAGACGGAAAGAAGCTCAAAATGTTACCAACATTTTGATTGCCAACCTCTCTATATCAGATGTCTTGATCTGTATCATGTGTATTCCTGTCACAGTTGCATACACCTTAATGGACCACTGGATATTTGGGGAAGCAATGTGTAAAATGGGTTCTTTCGTACAAAGTTTATCTGTCTCAGTCTCCATTTTCTCACTTGTACTCATTGCTGTTGAGAGGTACCAGTTAATTGTGAACCCACGTGGCTGGAAGCCTAATATTTCACATGCTTACTGGGGGATTCTTCTCATCTGGGCGCTTTCCCTCGTGATAtcccttccttttttaatatttcaccAATTAACAGATGAGCCCTTCAAACACCTGTCTTTCCACAGTGATTTCTACAAGAACAAGGTTGCTTGCATCGAAGCATGGCCATCTCTTACAGAGAGACTGATTTTCACCACCAGCCTGCTGGTTTTCCAGTACTGCTTCCCactggggtttatttttatcTGCTACCTCAGGATATTTGTATGTCTTCGAAGGAGACGCTTTAAAATAGACAGGGTGAGAGAGAACGAGAGCAGGCTGAGTGAAAGCAAAAGGATTAATGTGATGCTGGTATCAATTGTTGTGACTTTTGCAGCTTGCTGGCTGCCTCTCAATATATTCAATGTGGTTTTTGACTGGAACTACGAGGCACTAATGAGCTGCAATCACAACCTGGCATTTACCATCTGCCACCTCGTGGCCATGATCTCAACGTGTATCAACCCCATCTTCTATGGATTTCTGAACAGGAACTTTCAGAAGGATTTGATAGTATTAGCTCACCACTGCAGATGCTCAGCATCACAGGAGGAATATGAAAATATTGCCCTTTCAAATCTGCAAACTGATGCATCTAAAGGGTCTCTGAAATTAAATAATCCCCATGTGGATATATAA